In Humulus lupulus chromosome 7, drHumLupu1.1, whole genome shotgun sequence, the following are encoded in one genomic region:
- the LOC133789381 gene encoding pentatricopeptide repeat-containing protein At2g29760, chloroplastic-like — protein MTPKFRVSSLTHKTLNQILTQLIINPKPHNLNPLLGSLINSTIPENALFMYNQMLYYPTSHNHYTFTYALKACALLKAHQKGLEIHARVLKCGHFYDVFIQNSLLHFYIHKNDIVSASKIFCSIRFPNVVSWTLIISGLCKCGFEEEAIVKFLSMDVEPNSFTLVSVMSACSSLRALKLGKAVHGYSLRNLSEHNIILDNAILDFYTSCGCLVNANNLFDKMPKRDVFSWTTLIGGYAQTGLCDEAATLFQQMVEGDEAKPNQVTIVNLLSACSSVGALNLGEWIHTYINGQPDLVISGNVGNALINMYVKCSHLGMAFQVFNTLKSKDTISWSTMISGMAMNGHGNQVLQLFSLMIVHGVPPDGVTFVSLLSACSHVGLVDKGLMFFNAMKNVYGIEPRVQHYACVVDMYGRAGLLEAAEDFIRGMPIEADAAVWGALLNACRIHGNDEMFERIKGCLVDDGVNIGTLALLSNAYASSHRWDDAHKVRDEMRWLGEKKMAGCSWIEVNHNQQP, from the coding sequence ATGACACCAAAGTTCAGAGTTTCATCTCTAACTCACAAGACACTAAACCAAATTCTTACCCAACTTATCATAAACCCTAAACCTCACAACTTAAACCCATTGCTAGGGTCATTGATAAACTCCACCATCCCTGAAAATGCACTGTTCATGTACAACCAAATGCTTTACTACCCAACTTCTCATAACCACTACACTTTCACATATGCCCTCAAGGCATGTGCTTTGCTAAAGGCTCACCAAAAGGGGCTTGAAATCCATGCCCGTGTTTTGAAATGTGGTCACTTTTATGATGTTTTCATCCAAAACTCGTTGCTGCATTTTTACATACATAAAAACGACATTGTCTCTGCTTCCAAAATCTTTTGTTCGATACGTTTTCCGAATGTTGTTTCGTGGACTTTGATCATTTCAGGGCTTTGTAAATGTGGTTTTGAAGAGGAAGCCATTGTTAAGTTCTTGTCTATGGATGTGGAGCCTAACTCTTTTACACTTGTTAGTGTTATGTCTGCTTGTTCTAGTCTAAGAGCTTTGAAGCTTGGTAAAGCAGTTCATGGTTATAGTTTAAGGAACTTGAGTGAACATAACATTATTTTGGATAATGCAATTCTGGATTTTTACACGAGTTGTGGGTGTTTGGTTAATGCAAACAACTTGTTTGATAAAATGCCTAAAAGAGATGTTTTTTCTTGGACTACACTAATAGGTGGCTATGCACAGACAGGGCTTTGTGATGAAGCCGCCACACTCTTCCAACAAATGGTTGAAGGTGATGAGGCTAAGCCTAACCAGGTCACCATTGTCAACCTATTGTCAGCTTGTTCATCCGTTGGTGCTTTGAATTTAGGAGAATGGATACATACCTATATCAATGGTCAACCTGATCTTGTAATAAGTGGTAATGTGGGAAATGCTTTAATCAACATGTATGTCAAATGTAGCCATCTGGGTATGGCCTTCCAAGTTTTCAACACCCTTAAAAGCAAGGACACTATTTCATGGAGTACAATGATAAGTGGCATGGCCATGAATGGCCATGGCAACCAAGTACTGCAACTCTTTTCACTCATGATAGTTCATGGAGTTCCTCCTGATGGTGTCACCTTTGTCAGCTTGTTATCGGCCTGCAGCCATGTTGGGCTCGTCGACAAAGGGTTGATGTTCTTCAACGCCATGAAAAATGTTTATGGAATCGAACCTCGAGTTCAGCACTATGCTTGTGTGGTTGACATGTATGGCCGAGCAGGGCTGTTGGAGGCTGCGGAGGATTTCATTAGAGGAATGCCAATTGAAGCAGATGCTGCAGTTTGGGGGGCTTTGCTTAATGCTTGTAGAATCCATGGAAACGATGAGATGTTTGAAAGAATCAAAGGATGCCTTGTTGATGATGGAGTGAACATTGGAACTCTTGCTTTGTTATCCAATGCTTATGCTAGCTCTCATAGATGGGATGATGCTCATAAGGTTCGTGATGAGATGAGATGGTTGGGAGAGAAGAAAATGGCAGGGTGTAGCTGGATTGAGGTCAATCACAATCAGCAGCCATAG